GAGGGCAAGGGCTTCTTCGAAGATCTGCTGGCCTTCATCACCCGCGGACCCTCGATGCTGATGGTGCTCGAAGGGCCTGCCGACGCCGGCGACGACGTCTTCGCAATCGTGCGCAACATGATGGGCTCGACCAACCCGGCCACGGCAGCCCCTGGCACGATCCGTGGCGACTTCGGCCTGGTCGTCACCGAGAACCTCGTCCACGGCAGCGATTCCAACGAATCGGCCCAGCGCGAGATCGGCATTTTCTTCGGCTGATGACGGGCCAATTCCCGGCGGGGTACGAGCACCATCAAAGCGATAACCACGCCAGCGTCGACGCTGCCTTGAGCGGCCGTGTCCCAGCACCTAGGCTCCAACCGGCGGGTGCACCTCGGAGGGCACGCATGGCAGAGTCGATGTTCACGGGTTTCGTTGGGCGAGACATGGCTGTCGATTTGGGCACCGCCAACACGCTGGTCTATGTCAGAGGCCGCGGCATCGTCTTGAACGAACCCTCGGTTGTTGCGGTCAACGTCCTCGACGGCAGGCCCCTGGCCGTTGGCCTCGAGGCCAAGCGCATGATCGGCCGCACACCTGGCCACATCCAGGCAATTCGTCCTCTCAAGGACGGCGTCATCGCCGACTTCGACATCTGCGAGAAGATGCTGCGCTACTTCATCCAAAAGGTGCACAACCGGCGCTGGGCCAAACCTCGCATGGTCATCTGTGTGCCGTCGGGAATCACCGGCGTCGAGCAGCGCGCGGTGCAGGAAGCCGCCGAATACGCGGGGGCCAGGCGTCCCGCGTTCATCATCGAAGAACCCATGGCCGCAGCCATCGGGGTGGGCCTGCCTGTGCAGGAGCCCACGGGAAACATGATCGTCGACATCGGCGGCGGCACCACAGAGGTCGCTGTCATCAGCCTCGGTGGCATCGTGGCCAGCCAGTCGGCCCGCATCGGTGGCGACGAACTGGACGAAGCGATCATCCAGTTCGTCAAGAA
This genomic stretch from Acidimicrobiales bacterium harbors:
- the ndk gene encoding nucleoside-diphosphate kinase — its product is MSQQTFVMCKPDAVERGLVGEIIGRFEAKGLTLARAELRTIDRETATRHYAEHEGKGFFEDLLAFITRGPSMLMVLEGPADAGDDVFAIVRNMMGSTNPATAAPGTIRGDFGLVVTENLVHGSDSNESAQREIGIFFG
- a CDS encoding rod shape-determining protein, whose translation is MAESMFTGFVGRDMAVDLGTANTLVYVRGRGIVLNEPSVVAVNVLDGRPLAVGLEAKRMIGRTPGHIQAIRPLKDGVIADFDICEKMLRYFIQKVHNRRWAKPRMVICVPSGITGVEQRAVQEAAEYAGARRPAFIIEEPMAAAIGVGLPVQEPTGNMIVDIGGGTTEVAVISLGGIVASQSARIGGDELDEAIIQFVKKEYNLALGERTAEEIKLQIGSAHPLAEELYAEIRGRDLISGLPKTVVVSSREIEEAMAEPVAAIVDAVKVTLDQTPPELAADIMEQGIVLAGGGALLRGLDTRLHEETGMPIIIAEDPLNAVVRGSGQSLEEFETLRGVLFSASTDR